AATCCTGTCGCCTTCACCGAGGAACCATCCGGCAAAGGCCGGTATCATTCCCACCGGAAGGCACATGGCACCCGGCATATGACCGGCGGCATAGGCGAGCGGCTCGCGCACATCGACCAGGTGATCGGCGCCGCTCTCGCGAAGGTCGTCCAGCCCCAGACGCCTTGGCCGCATAATCCGCGGCGCGGCATCGGCCCCTTCGAGGTTAAGCCGTTCCATCAGCCGGAAATAGGGAGGTTGGTAGTGGTGTTCTGCTACCTTCGCCTTGATGAACTCATCGCGGTCGGAGATGCGCAGGCGCGGGTTGTTGCGCCGCTCGTGGCCGATTGTCGAGAATTCCCGGTCCGCCATTCCCGACCCGCAGACCGAGCCCGCACCATGCGCCGGGTAGATGATCGCCTGGTCGCCGAGGCGGCAAAGTTTCTGCAGGGAGTCGAAAAGAAGGCCCGCGACTTCTTCCTTGCGCTCGGGATAGAAATCGGTGCGTCCGACATCGCCGACGAACAAGGCATCGCCGGTAAAGACGCCGACCGGTCCCTCGGAATATTCGCTGTCATGGATGACGAAAGCGAGATGATCGTCGGTGTGTCCAGGTGTTTCAAGCACTTCGATCTTCAATTGACCCAGCTCGAAACAATCGCCTTCGCGCGTAGTGTTGGCGAAGGCCACGTTTCCGGCCGGATTGGGACCGTGGTGAACCGTCGCACCAGTCAAGTCCGCAAGGATCGGCGAGCCGCTGAGCAGATCCTCATTGCGATGGGTTTCGAAGATATGCGTTATCTCCAGCCCTTCAGCCCGGGCCCTTTCGACA
The Erythrobacter sp. THAF29 DNA segment above includes these coding regions:
- a CDS encoding rhodanese-like domain-containing protein, translated to MFLEKIKTPGLSHLSYIIGSGGQAAVIDPRRDFEVYVERARAEGLEITHIFETHRNEDLLSGSPILADLTGATVHHGPNPAGNVAFANTTREGDCFELGQLKIEVLETPGHTDDHLAFVIHDSEYSEGPVGVFTGDALFVGDVGRTDFYPERKEEVAGLLFDSLQKLCRLGDQAIIYPAHGAGSVCGSGMADREFSTIGHERRNNPRLRISDRDEFIKAKVAEHHYQPPYFRLMERLNLEGADAAPRIMRPRRLGLDDLRESGADHLVDVREPLAYAAGHMPGAMCLPVGMIPAFAGWFLGEGDRIALVASEEDQLAHAMAHLVRIGLDNVVGGYVGVVPAAAQGKAMRSIPMIGTEEVARRLDQDSCEWTLLDVRDADERQDASIDGSEHIYVGELNKRWKELDRDRHYTLMCASGMRASVAAGWLASQGFKRLDIYLGSMGAWKNAHG